In Natronomonas halophila, one DNA window encodes the following:
- a CDS encoding TRAM domain-containing protein codes for MADCPLADDCPSFSERVEGMGCQHYGDRGGAEWCSHYNQPIRDLKQQPVKMGEKVVVDVEDIHESGAGVGKTEDGFIVMVDGLLPPARAEVKITEVRSSHARADVVERLPEEDEEDEAEAEADEGEEAGEAEDDEAEGEDADESEGKSDREKALSRERLGSRENFWGN; via the coding sequence ATGGCGGACTGCCCACTCGCGGACGACTGCCCGAGTTTTTCCGAACGCGTCGAAGGAATGGGATGTCAACACTACGGGGACCGCGGTGGTGCCGAGTGGTGTTCGCACTACAACCAGCCCATCCGCGACCTCAAACAGCAGCCGGTCAAGATGGGCGAGAAGGTCGTCGTCGACGTCGAGGACATCCACGAGTCCGGCGCCGGCGTCGGCAAAACCGAGGACGGCTTCATCGTGATGGTCGACGGCCTGCTGCCGCCGGCCCGCGCCGAGGTCAAGATTACCGAGGTCCGGTCGAGTCACGCCCGCGCCGACGTCGTCGAGCGGCTTCCCGAGGAAGACGAGGAGGACGAAGCCGAAGCGGAAGCCGACGAGGGCGAGGAGGCCGGCGAGGCCGAGGATGACGAAGCCGAAGGCGAGGACGCCGACGAGAGCGAGGGGAAAAGCGACCGCGAGAAGGCACTCAGCCGCGAGCGACTGGGCAGTCGCGAGAACTTCTGGGGCAACTAG
- a CDS encoding DUF6517 family protein: MKKTRREFLAATGTVGAVGLAGCNGRLTSDGAAFGAVEASLSASVQSETDYSHHRTIKDTQTRQFSRFGISRTVEVTSVISEYDRAIELGLIGTRVQAAVFATLSTPQISLLGKDFNPLAEMDTTAIANMIQERYDNIHNVQEEATLEAEVAGETTSVTRFTADAQLAEIGQGVEIYLYVSEPAEVGEDFVVTLAGHPTAFGQNEETVRTLMGGVTYE; the protein is encoded by the coding sequence ATGAAAAAGACGCGACGTGAATTCCTCGCCGCGACGGGAACGGTCGGTGCAGTGGGGCTGGCTGGCTGTAACGGACGCCTCACCTCCGACGGCGCCGCCTTCGGGGCGGTAGAGGCGAGCCTGTCGGCGAGCGTGCAGAGCGAGACGGACTATTCGCACCACCGGACGATCAAGGACACCCAGACCCGACAGTTCAGCCGGTTCGGTATCAGCCGAACCGTCGAGGTGACAAGCGTCATCTCGGAGTACGACCGAGCCATCGAACTCGGCCTCATCGGAACGCGGGTTCAGGCGGCCGTCTTCGCGACGCTGTCGACGCCGCAAATCAGTCTCCTCGGCAAGGATTTCAACCCGCTCGCGGAGATGGACACGACGGCCATCGCCAACATGATTCAGGAGCGATACGACAACATCCACAACGTTCAGGAGGAGGCTACTCTGGAGGCTGAGGTCGCCGGTGAAACGACGAGTGTCACGCGGTTTACCGCTGACGCGCAACTCGCCGAAATCGGGCAGGGCGTCGAAATATACCTCTACGTCAGCGAACCCGCAGAGGTGGGGGAGGACTTCGTCGTGACGCTTGCGGGCCATCCGACGGCCTTCGGCCAGAACGAGGAGACGGTCCGGACGCTGATGGGCGGCGTCACGTACGAGTAA
- a CDS encoding radical SAM protein, with amino-acid sequence MISKGCEQCAVGGKMVLFVYGYCDQRDCFYCPLGENRKNVTQTYANERPIENDEEIIEEAKRMDALGSSITGGEPQEAMEKTCRYIELLKDEFGEDHHIHLYTGITGGRENMRRLAEAGLDEIRFHPPLELWGDMHGTEWEEILYIAREEGLTPAFEIPGIRAEPEFLEFLDEGAADFCNINEFEMSDGNYRRMQEEGFELQEDHMSAVEGSKDDAILEDMASHEKVYFCTSVFKDAAQHRSRLKRMARNIQREFDEITDDGTIVYGKTWVTEQRLDELGVPEEFYTVKSDHVELAWWLLEEMVEDGDVEDGEIVEQYPTYDGTVVERTPLA; translated from the coding sequence ATGATTTCGAAGGGCTGTGAACAGTGCGCCGTGGGCGGCAAGATGGTACTCTTCGTCTACGGGTACTGCGACCAGCGTGACTGTTTCTACTGCCCGCTGGGCGAGAACCGCAAGAACGTCACCCAGACGTACGCCAACGAGCGGCCCATCGAGAACGACGAGGAAATCATCGAGGAAGCAAAGCGCATGGACGCGCTCGGCTCCTCGATTACCGGCGGCGAACCGCAGGAAGCCATGGAGAAGACCTGCCGATACATCGAACTCCTCAAAGACGAGTTCGGCGAGGACCACCACATCCACCTCTATACCGGCATCACGGGCGGCCGCGAGAACATGCGCCGCCTCGCCGAGGCCGGCCTCGACGAGATTCGCTTCCACCCGCCGCTGGAGTTGTGGGGCGACATGCACGGCACCGAATGGGAGGAGATTCTCTACATCGCTCGCGAAGAAGGTCTAACGCCGGCCTTCGAGATTCCGGGCATCCGCGCGGAACCGGAGTTCCTCGAATTCCTCGATGAGGGCGCCGCCGACTTCTGTAACATCAACGAGTTCGAGATGTCCGACGGGAACTACCGCCGGATGCAGGAGGAGGGCTTCGAACTGCAGGAAGACCACATGTCCGCCGTCGAGGGGTCGAAGGACGACGCAATCCTGGAGGACATGGCCTCCCACGAGAAGGTCTACTTCTGTACCTCGGTCTTCAAGGACGCCGCACAGCACCGCTCGCGACTCAAGCGGATGGCCCGAAATATCCAGCGGGAGTTCGACGAGATTACCGACGACGGCACCATCGTCTACGGGAAGACGTGGGTGACCGAACAGCGCCTCGACGAGTTGGGCGTCCCCGAGGAGTTCTACACCGTCAAATCCGACCACGTCGAGTTGGCGTGGTGGCTCCTCGAGGAGATGGTCGAGGACGGCGACGTCGAGGACGGCGAAATCGTCGAGCAGTATCCGACCTACGACGGGACCGTCGTGGAACGGACGCCGTTAGCGTAG
- a CDS encoding DICT sensory domain-containing protein, with protein sequence MDQNRPDSLRGFLTEDDVPERTLVVLNRQEPEPIQRLFEESFGALAIDIEERDLPDEADNVVALLEDGTVVATSPLKELQNAVLLVNADLYKTGTSGVDKYEAPDVLTALDEMVFSLRGFPKSNKEKLLLIVMSRFIENRALTADKGRLDVAFQELSRIRDERGTEIVYKRLAENNVETHIYGLPDIEYDREGLHIHTGTDEEYQRSWFVVYTPEDPNLDPAALLAIETGPNIWDAIWTYDGERVEAIQQYVIENF encoded by the coding sequence ATGGACCAGAACCGACCCGATTCGCTTCGGGGCTTTCTCACCGAGGACGACGTTCCCGAACGAACGCTCGTCGTCCTCAACCGGCAGGAACCGGAGCCGATACAGCGACTCTTCGAGGAGTCGTTCGGGGCGCTCGCTATCGATATCGAGGAACGGGACCTGCCCGACGAGGCGGACAACGTCGTCGCGCTCCTCGAAGACGGCACTGTCGTCGCCACCTCGCCGCTGAAGGAGTTGCAGAACGCGGTGCTGCTCGTCAACGCCGACCTCTACAAGACGGGAACGAGCGGCGTCGACAAGTACGAGGCCCCCGACGTGTTGACCGCGCTCGACGAGATGGTCTTCTCGCTGCGGGGCTTCCCGAAATCGAACAAGGAGAAACTTCTGCTCATCGTGATGTCCCGATTCATCGAGAACCGGGCGCTCACGGCCGACAAGGGCCGACTCGACGTCGCGTTTCAGGAACTCTCGCGGATTCGAGACGAGCGAGGGACCGAGATTGTTTATAAACGGTTGGCCGAAAACAACGTCGAGACACACATCTACGGCCTGCCGGATATCGAATACGACCGGGAGGGCCTCCACATCCACACCGGCACCGACGAGGAGTACCAGCGGTCGTGGTTCGTCGTCTACACGCCCGAGGACCCCAATCTCGACCCGGCGGCCCTTCTGGCTATCGAGACGGGGCCGAACATCTGGGATGCGATATGGACCTACGACGGCGAGCGAGTCGAGGCCATCCAGCAGTACGTCATCGAGAACTTCTGA
- a CDS encoding DUF373 family protein: protein MLLILCVDLDDDLGRKTEFDTPVVGRDNVEEAAVALANADPEDSDVNVCFQGVHLHDAIDDESVEVAVVTGTAKADVSANRKVGEEVDTVLASLSTGEDVRALVVTDGAQDESVLPVIRSRVPIDAVRRVVVRQAQDLESMYYTFKQVLADPETRGTILIPLGILLLIYPVAIVADVIGLPGSTLGVVSALIGLYILFRGLGLEDAIDRSLERVRVGLFSGRAQLITYVVAAALVVVGGVGGLEVVEGMGNPDLLPAAAAFVFGAVQWVAAAGIVAALGRITDEYLAGNFRWRYLNAPFYVVAIAIVLHGLSAFFLDIESVGLSYLAATLTAGTLLGLASTLAFAVAEQRLSTSADSDSESELIG, encoded by the coding sequence ATGCTGCTCATCCTCTGTGTCGACCTCGACGACGACCTCGGCCGGAAGACGGAGTTCGATACCCCCGTCGTCGGCCGCGATAACGTCGAAGAGGCGGCCGTCGCCCTCGCGAACGCCGACCCCGAGGACTCCGACGTCAACGTCTGCTTTCAGGGCGTCCACCTCCACGACGCCATCGACGACGAGAGCGTGGAGGTTGCGGTCGTCACGGGCACGGCGAAGGCCGACGTCTCCGCGAACCGGAAGGTCGGCGAGGAGGTCGACACCGTCCTTGCCTCGCTGTCGACCGGTGAAGACGTCCGCGCGCTGGTCGTGACCGACGGCGCACAGGACGAATCCGTCCTGCCGGTCATCCGCTCGCGGGTGCCCATCGACGCCGTTCGCCGGGTGGTCGTCCGGCAGGCTCAGGACCTCGAATCGATGTACTACACGTTCAAGCAGGTGCTTGCAGACCCCGAGACCCGCGGGACTATCCTCATCCCGCTCGGAATTTTGCTGCTCATCTACCCGGTCGCTATCGTGGCCGACGTCATCGGCCTGCCGGGATCGACGCTGGGTGTGGTTTCAGCGCTCATCGGGCTGTATATCCTCTTCCGCGGTCTCGGTCTCGAAGACGCCATCGACCGGTCGCTCGAACGCGTCCGAGTCGGGCTGTTTTCGGGGCGGGCCCAACTCATAACCTACGTCGTCGCGGCGGCGCTGGTCGTCGTCGGCGGCGTCGGCGGCCTCGAAGTCGTTGAGGGGATGGGCAACCCCGACCTGCTTCCGGCGGCGGCCGCGTTCGTCTTCGGCGCCGTCCAGTGGGTCGCCGCCGCGGGCATCGTCGCCGCGCTCGGCCGCATCACCGACGAGTACCTCGCCGGCAACTTCCGCTGGCGCTACCTCAACGCCCCCTTCTACGTGGTTGCTATCGCCATCGTCCTCCACGGCCTGAGTGCCTTCTTCCTCGATATCGAGTCGGTCGGCCTCTCGTATCTCGCGGCGACGCTGACCGCCGGCACGCTGCTCGGCCTCGCCAGCACGCTCGCCTTCGCCGTCGCCGAACAGCGGCTCTCGACGAGTGCCGACTCCGACTCGGAGTCCGAACTGATCGGCTAA
- a CDS encoding SDR family oxidoreductase: MDLGIDGNAALVTAGTAGLGLASAEALARANCDVAVCGRDTDRLAQAEAQLESLGDGDVLAVEADITDEAELEGFVGKTIETFGRLDHVVTSAGGPPSGPFAETTDEEWYDAYDLLVMSVVRTVRAAQPTLSEDGGGTVVNITSRSVKEVIDDLVLSNSVRRAVIGLMKTLSHEFAPDVRVNAVMPGAHETSRIEELVEQGVERGDYADYESGLDDWSEGIPLERVGDPEELGETVAWLSSDRASYINGASVPVDGGSTRSV, translated from the coding sequence ATGGACCTCGGAATCGACGGTAACGCAGCGCTCGTAACGGCTGGAACCGCAGGACTGGGCCTCGCAAGTGCGGAGGCGCTGGCCCGGGCGAACTGCGACGTCGCGGTCTGTGGCCGGGATACGGACCGCCTTGCACAGGCAGAGGCTCAACTGGAATCGCTCGGTGACGGCGACGTACTGGCCGTCGAGGCCGATATCACCGACGAGGCCGAACTGGAGGGTTTCGTCGGCAAGACCATCGAGACGTTCGGCCGTCTGGACCACGTCGTCACCAGCGCGGGCGGCCCGCCCTCGGGCCCCTTTGCGGAGACGACCGACGAGGAGTGGTACGACGCCTACGACCTGCTGGTGATGAGCGTCGTCCGGACCGTCCGGGCCGCACAGCCGACCCTCTCGGAGGACGGCGGCGGCACCGTCGTCAACATCACCTCCCGGTCGGTCAAGGAGGTCATCGACGACCTCGTGCTCTCGAACTCCGTCCGGCGGGCCGTCATCGGCCTGATGAAGACCCTCTCTCATGAGTTCGCCCCCGACGTGCGCGTCAACGCGGTCATGCCGGGTGCCCACGAGACGAGCCGCATCGAGGAACTGGTCGAACAGGGCGTCGAGCGCGGCGATTACGCCGACTACGAGTCGGGGCTGGACGATTGGTCGGAAGGCATCCCGCTGGAACGCGTCGGCGACCCCGAGGAACTCGGCGAGACCGTCGCGTGGCTCTCCAGCGACCGCGCTTCGTACATCAACGGCGCGTCCGTGCCGGTCGACGGCGGGTCGACCCGAAGCGTCTGA
- a CDS encoding Tfx family DNA-binding protein has product MSLPNVDDLLDRAGFDADESVLTRRQAEVLALREQGIQQSAIAEELGTSRANVSSIEASARENIAKARETVAFAEALSAPVKLTVEAGTDLYDVPNRVYSACDDAGVKVNRTAPELMKLVGDAAGDAVHGREVRRDITVTVTTDGTVQVRE; this is encoded by the coding sequence ATGAGCCTGCCGAACGTCGACGACCTGTTGGACCGCGCCGGCTTCGACGCCGATGAAAGCGTTTTGACCCGCCGGCAGGCGGAGGTGCTCGCGCTCCGCGAGCAGGGCATCCAGCAGTCGGCCATCGCCGAGGAGTTGGGCACCTCCCGAGCCAACGTCTCCAGCATCGAGGCCAGCGCCCGCGAGAACATCGCCAAGGCCCGCGAGACGGTGGCCTTCGCCGAGGCGCTGTCGGCGCCGGTCAAACTGACCGTCGAGGCCGGCACCGACCTCTACGACGTGCCGAACCGGGTGTATTCGGCCTGCGACGACGCGGGCGTGAAGGTAAATCGGACCGCCCCCGAGTTGATGAAACTGGTCGGGGACGCCGCCGGCGACGCCGTCCACGGCCGCGAGGTCCGACGGGACATCACGGTCACCGTCACCACTGACGGGACCGTACAGGTCCGCGAGTAG